The genome window tacctaattaatgcagcctaaaaatcctttaacggatttggatattaaaagcatattagtatgttatgtgtatgccaggttaaagagatgggtctttaatctagatttaaactgcaagagtgtgtctgcctcccggacaatgttaggtaggttattccagagtttaggcgccaaataggaaaaggatctgccgcccgcagttgattttgatattctaggtattatcaaattgcctgagttttgagaacgtagtggacgtagaggagtataatgtaaaaggagctcattcaaatactgaggtgctaaaccattcagggctttataagtaataagcaatattttaaaatctatacgatgtttgatagggagccagtgcagtgtggacaggaccgggctaatatggtcatacttcctggttctagtaagaactcttgctgctgcattttggactagctgtagtttgtttaccaagcgtgcagaacaacctcccaataaagcattacaatagtctaaccttgaagtcataaatgcatggattaacatttctgcattttacattgagagcataggccgtaatttagatatatttttgagatggaaaaatgcagttttacaaatgctagaaacgtggctttctaaggaaagattgagatcaagtagcacacctaggttcctaactgatgacgaagaattgacagagcaaccatcaagtcttagacagtgttctaggttattacaagtagagtttttaggccctataattaacacctctgttttttctgaatttagcagtaagaaattactcgtcatccaattttttatatcgactatgcattccattagtttttcaaattagtgtgtttcaccgggctgcgaggaaatatagagctgagtatcatcagcataacagtgaaagctaacaccatgtttcctgatgatatctcccaagggtaacatataaagcgtgaagagtagcggccctagtactgagccttgaggtactccatactgcacttgtgatcgatatgatacatcttcattcactgctacaaactgatggtggtcatataagtatgatttaaaccatgctagtgcacttccactgatgccaacaaggtgttcaagtctatgcaaaagaatgttgtggtcaattgtgtcaaacgcagcactaagatccaataaaactaatagagagatacacccacgatcagatgataagagcagatcatttgtaactctaaggagagcagtctcagtactatgatacggtctaaatcctgactggaaatcctcacatataccattattctctaagaaggaatataattgtgaggataccaccttttctagtatcttggacagaaaagggagattcgagattggtctataattaactagttctctggggtcaagttgtggcttttttatgagaggcttaataacagccagtttgaaggttttggggacatatcctaatgacaatgaggaattaataatagtcagaagaggatctatgacttctggaagcacctcttttaggagcttagatggtatagggtctaacatacatgttgttggagtaatgatgctgaatttcTGCTTGTAAGGAAACACTGAATGGACCTTTCAAGCTTCAATAGCTCTGAACGCCAGAGTTTTTTACATCTGTAAGACATCATACTTTTCAAGAGCCTGTTCTTAGTTCAGACAGATTCTGTAGCATACTGTTAATGAAAAGCAGTTAAGTGTCATGAATAAAGAGTGTCAGGACATTTATCAAACACAGACACTGTCTCAGTGACTGGACACAGGTTTGAAGTTACTCTGAGAACTTAGACTGAACATGCAGGCAAAGACAAAAAAGAAGTTTCCTCCAATTGGCACATGGCACGAGATACTCAAGAACACCCGGGGCCCTGCTTTTAATTTAGACTGTTTAGTTGACTTAGTTTCACATTGAAATGTCAGGCATGAGTGTAATGTTGAAGGAAATGTCCGTCATTTTTTTCTACAGTGTACGAACGATCATAAATTAATGAAGATTTATAACTTTAATACAGATCATTAAGTGAAAGACAGCAGGCTCAACACTGTTCACATTTACAATCCCAAACCATAAAGTAAAGCAAGGGCAATCATTCAGCGCTCATCAATCCTTGAGCTCTTAGGGActttaattttgaataaattaagatGAATTACTGCCTTCTACTGAACTGGATGATGGAACGgggcttaaagggacagttcacacacaAATAAGCCACCCTAGGTTTATGCTTTATTGGACTAATGAATATCATCCATTCACTGACTTATACAGCTTAGAAGAGCCAGgaacaaaatgttaaattaatataaaggcgAAACACAAATGATCACATGAGGTCTGGGAAAGatatagaaatgtatttaaatgtgctttaagGAGTTAATCAGATGTTAGATATTTTCTAGGTGAAATGCTAATGACCGACAGGTGAATCTTTCAGAGTTTCTAGCTTGAGGACAGTTTTCagcaaatacaaacaaaaactgtGCATGTTGATCTCATTTCAGGTTGCAAAGCAacatgtgattattttaaaggggttgattatttattttttcggtCACAAGTGTCCAACGTTGTTCCAAACTTCTCTTCTTGCACAGAAAACATGTTTGACATGTCAGCTTCTGTTTAGATAAAACACGATATAATAACAGATACAGTAATCgacagatgttttatttttaatacaattatttttcttttctagaCTTTGTCAGCGGGATGTACACTAACTCTCAAAAGTCTGGAGTCAGtgagacttgtaatgttttttaaaagaaatatcttctgctcatcaaagctgtatttatttgattaaaaatacagaaaaaaatagtaatcttgcaaaatgttattacaatataaaataatgttttctattttaataccttttaaaatataatgtatttctgtgatgtgcagctgtattttcagcataattattccagtataaagtgtcacatgatcttcagaaatcgtcctaatatactgatttaataTTAGAATCGCCAACAGTTGTGCTGACAAATATTTCTTTGGAAACTGTGGtagtttttttcaggattctttgataaataaaaaagaaaaagaacagcgtttattcaaatgCAGCcctgatgaacagaagaaactcctgtaaaaaaaacaaaaaaaacattaaaaatcattctgctCCCAAACTTCACCTTAGTCTTCTCATATAACTATAAATGTCTCAGTCTGATCTGTTATTGTGGCAGAAGCTCCTCCTTCGGGTGAATGGTGAGTGTTTGAGCTGAGGAGGACTGGTCCCCCGGAGGCCTGAAGAGGAACTGCGTCAGCTTCGGACAGCTCTGGTGTTTTAGGTGTCTCAGTAAATGGCTGAACTGACTGAAGCTGGCAGCGCACGAGGGACACTGGTagggcttctctccggtgtgaacgCGCTGGTGTTTCTTCAGGTTTCCAGACTCGGCGAAGCTCTTCCCGCAGCACGAGCAGGTGTagggcttctctccggtgtgtgTCCTCTGGTGCATCTTCAGCTCGCTGGCTCTCGTGAAGGCGCTGCCGCACTCGGAGCACACGTGAGCTTTCACACCCGAGTGCTTCTTCTGGTGGTCTTTGAAGTAGCAGAGCCACAGGAAGCTCTTCCCGCAGAAGGAGCACACGTGTGGTCTCTCGTTGGTGTGGATCCGCAGGTGTCTCTTCAGGTGCGCCGCTAGGATGAAGCTCTGTCCGCACTGATGGCAGCTGAAGGGCCGCTCTCCGGAGTGAGACAGCAGGTGAGTCTTCAGACTGGTGGCGTGTGTGaagctcttcccgcactgatcgcAGGAGAACGGCTTCTCTCCCGTGTGGATCCGGATGTGATCCGTGAGGTTGGCTTTATGTGTGAACCTCTTCCCGCAGTGCTGACAGGAGAAGCGTCTCTCTCCCGAGTGAATCCTCATGTGATCCTTCAGGTTTCCCTTGTGTGTGAAGCTCTTCCCGCACTGGAGGCAGGCGTAAGGCTTCTCTCCTGTGTGAGTCCTGATGTGATCCTCAAGATGACCTCTCTGTCTGAAAGTCTTTCCACAGTGAGGACAGACCAGTGCTGTTTTCTGTGTGCTTTTATTTTCAGTCTCTGAGCTGTTTATGATCGCACGAGGTTCTTCCTCCACTTCATTCAGCTCGTGACTTTCCTCCTTCACCTCCACCGGGTCTGAAACAAACACAGAGTTCTTCTGGTGCATGCAGTGTGTTCACACTAAAAACTAGAACAATTAAAAGTGCACTCTGAATAGCCCTTTGAAATAATCAGCATTGAATTACATAAATGATCTATATAAATGAGTAACATAATTGGAAACCAACCTTTTTGTTCCTCGGGGTCCTCCTTTAATATCGTGAATGGTTCTGGATCACTCACGTCTCCAATCACCACTCGGACAAACTCCATCCTTCAATGGTTTACAGTGATTTCTGCCTGTTGGCCTCCTCAGCTTCACTCCGgctgtgggaggagcttcacttcAGCTGTGGGAGGGGCTTCATTTCAGaggtgggaggagcttcacttcGAATGTGGGATGAGCTTTACTCCAGATGTTGATCACATGTGCTGTGGAGATCCAAATCTGACAAACCAAAtgtaaataatgagaaaatcgGTGAATCTTCAAGTAATACTACACAATTACAATGAGTTCTATATAACTGTGTTAAACATAGACTTTTGTCCTTTTTAACGCAAATTCATTGTAATTAAATGACACACTAACTAtacatatctatctatatatatatatatatatatatatatatatatatatatatatgtatgtgtgtgtgtgtgtgtgtgtataatagtaaattgtattttgtttacactacatttaaagttaaactaGACACTTAAAATCCAATTCTGCAATAATCTGATTGTCTTCTTTAAGAAGAGCCCATTCTTAGGTCTATatccaaaattaatgtttggagaGTGCACTTTCATGTCTATGTTTAAGGGGGCTGACAGTTAAAGAGTTAAGTACAAcagaatatattatttattttattatgtggtaTAATATGAACTATAAATGATGACAGGTTACAGTCACATCCAAACTGAATGCTGCAATGCTTCACAGAATAAAACCTCCAATACTTCACTCGCTttaaaacaagacacacacacacatatatatatatatatagtgacacAAGAATAGTGAGTGTGAAGATTATACAGTGAACTGATCTTAATAATAAACGCTGTAGATTCGCTTCATTCTTGATGTCAACAGGCCACAGATCATTGCATTAACACATTCCCCAATTAAACACATCCACTACACATTACTGAGGCACAattacttcagaaatattccgTGTTATTAATAGCACATTTGCCAAAACTATAATAAACCTTTAACGTTTCATTTCGTTTAAACACTGAAGCGCCAGAAACCACAAACCTTTCGTCAGCGCACGCAGCACGCACCGTCTCCGTGACGTCACGACGTCAAGCTAAAATAAAAGCCTCTCGTTCAAGACTACTGTCTATGGTTCAAGAGCAACAGTTGTTTAAATCTTCATCGTGTCTTCTGTTATGTCCTCTTCAattcaaatttcttaaatcatCCCTTAGAGGGCACTATATCCGATTTCTTTATGAGTTTATATAAACGTAATTTTATTTGAATACTAtatttgtgaaattatatttgtgattaaaatgaaatgaagtcTTTctttaacatattatatataacatattacaatatattacatttattttcaacatcttcatactgaaaaaaagtttaaatgtaaaatatatatatatattattattatttatcgtGCTGTTACTGACCAGATAACTCTActagaaaactttttttattaaaaagttgcaTTTTCAAATTCTTCTGCATTAATACAGATCTAACCTGAAAGCACATGACTGGTTATAattatagactgtaaaaaaaaaaatcatgttattgTCCTTATGAATCGAAATATGCATTCAGATGTTTTGAAATGCCAGGCACTTCACaatattcatcaaaatatatcAATAAGGGGAtttttctgtcatgaaaacaaggCTGTTAGTGACAGAAGTACAGTGTCGAACGAAGCAAATGTCCAGTTTTCTTCCACAACCGTggcttacatttattttaaataagttaatCTGAATGTAGGATTCAAAATCAAAGCAAATCATTCTCGATGAGGTTCGGCAGTCGTCTCAGAGAGGATCAGAAGCACACACACTTCACAGACTCGGTTATAAACCTGTTCTGTCCTCGCTCCGGACTCAAACACGCTTCAGGTGTAAACACGCCGCGCTGGATCCGGATCCGACTCCGATATTAGCTCGGATTGATCCCTGACTCTGGACAAGGATCATTACCCAGCAGTCTGTCTGAACGCACACATGAGCTGATTCTGTGTGGAGGACAATGACTCATAAACCCGTGTTTCTCCTCGGTTTACTGCTCGGTGAGTTCCGTGCTGATCTACAAACGCTCTCTTTCCAGATGCATTTAATAAGAAAAACTGTCCCTCTTCTCGATCTTAAGTAATGACATCACACGTTTAATCAAACACATGTTTGTAGCTTATCAGAAAGTTTGAACAAGATTTTGTTTAAGAATCACATGTTCTGAGCTAGGAATAAGTTAGATGTATTAACTCTTCTGTTATGAGCACATTTCAACCATGTTTTTAATGTGTGGGCTCAAATTGACgccaaatatttaaatacataaattaattactCAGATttgataatataattaatttttatttacttacaatttacctacctgatatttaaaatattttttaggacAAAGCATAACCTTTTTTATTACTTcatttatatagaaaaaaatattatttttgttttttgtttttttggggaaaatgtaaaaatgcagaaagttttgtgTGATGATTAGGGGCATAacattacagtttgcacagtaCAAGAATTATTATGTCTATGGAAAATCTTCATATAATATGGAAACTCAACAAAAATAACTTTGATAGTTGCTTGTAAAATGTGTGTGCTGTACAGTGCTTGTAAACACAACTGTATGAAATAGTAAATAAAGGTATGAAACTCAAATTATGTTATTCATGTGCAGTAATAGTAAAATGTAAATTGCTTTAggctcagtttgtgtgtgtgtgtgtgtgttcctcaggTGTGTTCGGAGCAGACACAGATAACACTGAGAGCGTGAGGGTCATGCTGGGAGATCCGGTCACTCTTCACACTGACCTGGACACAGTCCGGAGAGACGATCACATCGTGTGGGTGTTTGGACCGGACAGTCCACACAACCAGATCGCAGAGCTCATGAAGTGGTCCTACATGCTCTCCATATACGTGAGCGGAAAGATGCCGTTCAGAGACGCCCTGAAGCTGAACCATCAGACCGGATCCCTGACCATTAAAAACAGCAGATCCGAACACTCTGGACCTTACACCTTAACAATCACCCATGACAGAAAGACCTCCCGCAAGAGGTTTGATGTTGTAGTCTATGGTAAGCAGATATTTGAGCCGGCCAGCGCTGTGACTAACGGTCAGAGACTCACGGATGGTTGTGTTTATCCCAGCTCCGCTCCCGGTTCCCATCATCAGCACCGACTCCTCTCAGAACTCCTCCACAGCTTCAGAGCGATCTGCAGGTCCAGCGTGTGTCCTCATGTGTTCGGTGACCAACGCGTCCCGGGCCACTCTGTCCTTCTTCAAGGGCAGTGATCTGGTGTCCAGCGTCAGCGGCTCTGACTCCAGCGGCTCGCTCTCTCTTCCTCTGGATGTGGAGTATGATGATggaaacagctacagctgtgtggtCAGTAACTCCATCAGTAACCACAGCACGCTCCTGAACATCAGTGATGTCTGCCAGCCACGTCcagctgcttcaggtgtgttctCGTCCTCTCACACTACACTCGTCTGCATGTGAGCACTGACGTCTAGAAGCAGAATTCAGCCCAACGTTCAAATCCTGTCGTCATTTCCTCACCCTCTGCTGCTTTATatacaaaagaagaaaatgtCTGTACAATCTAGCTGTTTTcttcaaatcaaaatatatttttgccatttttgaaaACTCACTATTGTCATATAATGCAACAAAGAATGCTAAAGTGAACAGATGTTATAACAGAGCTTCAGTCTCGGTGTAAAAATATCATCATCATGCTGCTGTCTTCCTGAAGTCATTTTGACCCTCCCGTAATTGGGCTTCGAATCTCAGGTGAAACTTGACATTTTGTTCCTACTCTACAAAGTAGTGCATTACTCTGTATATATACATCggtgacatttaatattttggctttccATCATTTATGCATGtctttcttcttaaaaaaaaaaaacaaaaaaaacatgtggaACCTCAATCTAGTCTGGCGTCAAACATGATTGGTTGTTGCAGGTCACATGACCTCAGATCACAGTGTTGTCATAAATAGAAGAAGCAGTGAGTTTAGATGTAATTAATGCTTTGCCACATTTGATTTGGGCTCTGAATACAGGACTTAATCAGTTCCTCAATCATCTGAGACAGCAGAAGTTTAATCTGTGGCAGTAAATGCACAGAGGAATGCATTGGTTAATAGTTGTGTGTCTGGATCTGTTTATGTCTCCAGACGACTCGCTGCTCTTCTGTCTGCTGCTGATTCCTGTGGCTCTCACAGTGACCGCCGTCATACTGTGTGTCTGgagaaaacacagaaaaacagaagaagaagagcGTGAGTATCACAGACCGCTCACTGCGGCCCAAAGATCtgtgtttaatgtttctgaaagagtctcttctgctcaacaagactgcatttatttaattaaaatactgtaaaaacagtgaaatattattatgatgtaaatcagctgttttctgtgtgaatctgtgttaaagtgtaatgtatttctgtgatgctccgctgtattttcagcatcattcctccagtcttcagtgtcacatgatcttcagaaatcagaataatatgatgatttactgctctcTGATTAAGTTGAAAAGCccaatgtttttgtggaaaccgtgatatattttatttttcaggattcacagattaaaagaaagttattttgtaacattacaacatTTTTGATCGATTGAATGCATATtctagtattaatttattttgtaaaaaaggattttgctaaaaaaaaaaaaaaattctcaaatgcTTTGCCAAATGTCTGTATGTTTGTTTTGAGCAGCTGATGAGAACTGCTAGCGCTGTCGAGAGCTGAGGATGACCAGCCTCGAGAGAAGATGAAGAGACCTGCCACAGACTCACAGAACTGTGTTTTAATAACTATCTGATCTATTTATCGCTCACCAATGATGGAAACCATGGTCTGATGCAACTGTTTTTACAGAATCCTTCGGTTGATCTGAACTGAAGAGTTAAAGCAGCGTGGCTCATTATATTGGACTTCTGTGATGATGCTGGAACATTGTTGTGAAGGGAAACGTGATTGAAGATGTTTTAATCCtcactataaactataaactTGTTTGTATTTTAAGATTGTAGCCATTGCAGTAGCTGCTCTTGTTCAGAAGGAAAAACATTTGTCTATTTATCTGTCGTTCTGTCTATATTTCTGTTGTaatcttaatttgttttaaataaatgacttAAAATCAGTTTAGTCATTTGAGAGTGTTTTTGCAGAGGAGTGTGAGGCTTAGACCTTTATGTAAGGTCAgtatcaaaaaacaaacaaagaaaaggttacgataatgtttaatattatttgtttattaaactgCATAATGCAAAGAGTAGATGATATATGCACTGGAGtggaattaaatgtatttttgactcttattttatgtatttgaaaatataaaagacACAACTCCATATTTGAGCAGATTCCAGTAGGCGGCGCTACCGCCAGCAGGCTTCCCGCCAAAAGCGTCGAAGAAGAGATCAGACATGGCGGCGTCCTGTGCGGCACTCATGAGGGCTCGCGCACTGGTCACTTTAGGGAGAAAACAGATTGAAATCAAGAAAGACGTCTGGTCGAACTGGACGTCGGTGTGTCATTACAGGACTAAAGCTGGTGTCACACATAAACACCGGCGTTCTTCGCCGGAAACGGGTCCAGAAGGTAAGACGCGTGAGGTCAGCGCATACAAACACATCTCAAGACGCGCGTTATCATCTTCTGACATGTGCGTGCAGGTCCAGATCTGCTCCGAGAGTTTCCCCAGCCGAAGAACCTGCTGTTCGCCACTCTGTCCAAGTGTCTGCGTGTGTCGGATCTGTCACAGTACATCCAGTACAGCTGCACCGATGGAGAGGTCAAGGTGAGATCGTGATGACGGTGTGTCGATGAATTTCTCGTGCTCCTGACCTGTTACACACGTGACGCGGGGGTACTGTGTTGATTGTGTTTTGTCAGCGGGCGACAGTGACGCTGCAGTGGCCCGTGAGGCTCGAGACCGAGGGCTTCGGCGCGCGCAGGGTGGAGGCGGAGCGTCAGGCGGCAGCTGCGGCTCTCTACAAGCTCAGAGTAAGAGAGGGTGACCTTCAACCCAATATTAACATTTGCTTGATGTATGATGAGCCTGAGGCCAtcccagatcaggatgagtttgtgtcttcatcaggtttgtagaaatgtagcactgcatcagtgtctcatcaatggatgctctgcagtgaatgggtgccgtcagaatgagagtctgataaaaacatcccaataatccacagcactccagtccaacagtgaacatctggagaagacaaaagatgaaacacatccagcattaagatgattttaactcaaacacacagagtccataatccagaataacacttcctccagtgaaaaagtgcatctgctgttgtctctcacagattagtttagagctgtttaaagtgttattatggattattggagtgctgtggattattgtgatgtttttatcagactctcattctgacggcacccattcactgcagagcatccactgatgagacactgatgcagtgctacatttctacaaacctgttCCCATTGCATTCGGTGTCACTCATCTCTTGGTGAACTATATGGTGATATTCTCAAGGCaggggtttattttttattatatatatatatatatatttttttttttttgtttaccatGAAATAATAACCAGAAATGGAGACACAAAGGTTTCATAAAACTTTTTCCAAATCTATTGAAAACACATTCCGATTCACTTAACCAATACAGTGCAAAAGTAATTTCACAAATAAGGTTTGTTTTCTGTGTGGTTTACAAAAAAAGGATAGATCATTAGACCACTATTTGAATGTTTAGCAATCCTGAAGATTCTGCGTTGTGTGTTTAGGAGCTGGGCGTCCTCAGTCAGGGAT of Carassius gibelio isolate Cgi1373 ecotype wild population from Czech Republic chromosome A2, carGib1.2-hapl.c, whole genome shotgun sequence contains these proteins:
- the LOC128022259 gene encoding SLAM family member 9 encodes the protein MTHKPVFLLGLLLGVFGADTDNTESVRVMLGDPVTLHTDLDTVRRDDHIVWVFGPDSPHNQIAELMKWSYMLSIYVSGKMPFRDALKLNHQTGSLTIKNSRSEHSGPYTLTITHDRKTSRKRFDVVVYAPLPVPIISTDSSQNSSTASERSAGPACVLMCSVTNASRATLSFFKGSDLVSSVSGSDSSGSLSLPLDVEYDDGNSYSCVVSNSISNHSTLLNISDVCQPRPAASDDSLLFCLLLIPVALTVTAVILCVWRKHRKTEEEEPDENC
- the LOC128022199 gene encoding oocyte zinc finger protein XlCOF26-like isoform X2, whose product is MEFVRVVIGDVSDPEPFTILKEDPEEQKDPVEVKEESHELNEVEEEPRAIINSSETENKSTQKTALVCPHCGKTFRQRGHLEDHIRTHTGEKPYACLQCGKSFTHKGNLKDHMRIHSGERRFSCQHCGKRFTHKANLTDHIRIHTGEKPFSCDQCGKSFTHATSLKTHLLSHSGERPFSCHQCGQSFILAAHLKRHLRIHTNERPHVCSFCGKSFLWLCYFKDHQKKHSGVKAHVCSECGSAFTRASELKMHQRTHTGEKPYTCSCCGKSFAESGNLKKHQRVHTGEKPYQCPSCAASFSQFSHLLRHLKHQSCPKLTQFLFRPPGDQSSSAQTLTIHPKEELLPQ